The Sediminicola sp. YIK13 genomic sequence ACTCATGGCTCTCTTATTTAGTTAAGTTCGATTCAATTCCTTCCAAAGCACCTTCCATCAAGACAATGCTACCAGCATTTAAAATTTTGTAAGTGCTTAATTCTGAGTTGATTACGACCTCGGAACGCTTTAAATTGCGTGACGACAAATATACGTTATTATTTGAATCGCCCAACACAAATAAAGATTTTTTATTTTCCAATCCCAATGACTTCAAGACTTCCTTGAATTCTTTAGTTTTTGGAGCCTCAAAATTAAAATCTTCAACCACAAAAATTGCCTGCTCTTTTGACTTGATGCTCAAAGCCGATTTACGTGCAAGACGCTTTAGGTTTTTGTTTAATTTCTGGGTGTAATCTTTAGGTCTAGGTCCAAAAATACGTCCACCTCCCTTAAAAATAGGAGACTTAATACTTCCCGCACGAGCGGTACCTGTACCTTTTTGTTTCTTTATTTTTCTAGTACTACCAGCTATCTCAGCTCTTTCCTTTGATTTGTGGGTACCTTGTCTCTGATGCGCTAAATACTGCTTTACATCTAAGTATACAGCATGGTTATTAGGCTCTATTCCGAAAACATCGTCGGAAAGTTCTACTTTCCTACCTGTTTCTTTTCCTTTGATATCTAAAACTGCTACTTTCATTACTTCTGAATAGTTACGTAAGCGTTCTTATGACCAGGAACTGCACCTTTAATTACAATAAGGTTTTTCTCTGGAACTATTTTAACAACTCTAAGGTTTTCAACTGTCACCCTATCATTCCCCATTCTACCTGCCATTTTCATTCCTTTGAATACTCTCGCTGGATATGAAGCGGCACCAATAGAACCTGGAGCTCTAAGTCTGTTGTGCTGACCGTGAGTTGCCTGACCGACACCTGCAAAGCCGTGTCTTTTAACAACACCCTGAAATCCTTTTCCTTTAGATGTACCAATTACATCTACAAATTCTCCTTCTACAAATAGATCCACACCTAAAGTGTCACCTAATTTGTAATCTCCTTCAAAATCTCGGAACTCAACGACTTTCTTCTTAGGAGTAGAACCTGCTTTTTTGAAATGACCCATTTCGGCCTTATTCGCACGTTTTTCCGCCTTGTCATCGAAACCAAGCTGAAGGGAACTGTACCCGTCAACCTCTAAGGTTCTGACTTGGGTAACTACGCATGGTCCAGCTTCGATTACTGTACATGGAATGTTCTTTCCATTTTCATCGAAAATGCTGGTCATGCCGATTTTTCTACCTATTAACCCAGACATATTTACTAATTATTAATTATTAACTTATTTGTGTTTTGCCAACTATGTAGCAAAAAAACAGGGTCAAAAATAATTCAACCCTGAATTTATTTTTTTCCATTTTTCCTTTGCACAACGCGCCGGACATGTAACCCGCTCCAACCAGGAGAGGACTTAGATAAACTATACTTTTATCTCCACTTCAACACCACTGGGAAGCTCTAGCTTCATTAAGGCGTCGATAGTTTTAGAAGAAGAACTATAGATGTCCAAAAGTCTTTTGTAAGAACTTAATTGGAACTGCTCTCTAGACTTCTTATTTACGTGCGGAGAACGCAATACTGTAAATATCTTTTTATGTGTTGGCAAAGGAATTGGCCCTGTAATAACAGCTCCTGTGGTCTTTACCGTCTTAACGATTTTCTCAGCAGACTTGTCTACCAAGTTGTAGTCGTAAGATTTCAATTTTATCCTGATTTTCTGACTCATTTTACTATTATTTAAGCGGTTACCCCTTTAGCTTTTTTAATTACCTCTTCTGCAATATTCGATGGTGTTTCTGCGTAATGCGAGAATTCCATTGTTGATGTAGCCCTACCTGAGGACAATGTCCTAAGTGAAGTTACATAACCGAACATTTCCGAAAGTGGAACCGTACCTTTAACAACCTTTGCTCCAGCCCTATCATCCATATTGGTAATAGTTCCTCTTCTTCGGTTAAGGTCACCTACAATATCACCCATGTTTTCTTCTGGGGTCAATACTTCCAATTTCATGATTGGCTCCATAAGTACAGCACGTGCAGCTTTCGCAGCAG encodes the following:
- the rpsJ gene encoding 30S ribosomal protein S10 — translated: MSQKIRIKLKSYDYNLVDKSAEKIVKTVKTTGAVITGPIPLPTHKKIFTVLRSPHVNKKSREQFQLSSYKRLLDIYSSSSKTIDALMKLELPSGVEVEIKV
- the rplC gene encoding 50S ribosomal protein L3; protein product: MSGLIGRKIGMTSIFDENGKNIPCTVIEAGPCVVTQVRTLEVDGYSSLQLGFDDKAEKRANKAEMGHFKKAGSTPKKKVVEFRDFEGDYKLGDTLGVDLFVEGEFVDVIGTSKGKGFQGVVKRHGFAGVGQATHGQHNRLRAPGSIGAASYPARVFKGMKMAGRMGNDRVTVENLRVVKIVPEKNLIVIKGAVPGHKNAYVTIQK
- the rplD gene encoding 50S ribosomal protein L4, with product MKVAVLDIKGKETGRKVELSDDVFGIEPNNHAVYLDVKQYLAHQRQGTHKSKERAEIAGSTRKIKKQKGTGTARAGSIKSPIFKGGGRIFGPRPKDYTQKLNKNLKRLARKSALSIKSKEQAIFVVEDFNFEAPKTKEFKEVLKSLGLENKKSLFVLGDSNNNVYLSSRNLKRSEVVINSELSTYKILNAGSIVLMEGALEGIESNLTK